Proteins encoded in a region of the Flavobacteriaceae bacterium HL-DH10 genome:
- a CDS encoding HAD family hydrolase, protein MEIDYKNIKVIGFDADDTLWVNETYFREAELAFASLLSKYETPNKIDQELFKKEIGNLPLYGYGVKAFVLSMVEMALELSNHQVSNKTIEAILNIGKDMLNKPVELLDGVEEVLKSLSKKYRLILATKGDLLDQERKLEKSGLTDYFHHIEVLSDKKEANYSKLLNHLDINPSEFLMIGNSLKSDVLPLVNIKANAIHVPFHTTWAHEQVSEQETNGKAYKTISSLFEVIKLLN, encoded by the coding sequence ATGGAAATAGATTATAAAAACATAAAAGTTATTGGATTTGATGCTGATGATACACTTTGGGTAAACGAAACTTATTTTCGTGAAGCCGAATTAGCATTTGCTAGCTTATTATCTAAATATGAAACTCCCAATAAGATAGATCAAGAGTTATTTAAAAAAGAAATCGGTAACCTTCCATTATACGGTTATGGTGTTAAAGCATTTGTGTTGTCTATGGTTGAAATGGCTTTAGAATTATCAAACCATCAAGTATCCAATAAAACAATAGAAGCTATCTTAAATATAGGTAAAGACATGTTAAACAAACCTGTTGAGCTACTTGATGGAGTAGAAGAGGTTTTGAAAAGCTTATCAAAAAAATACCGATTAATTTTAGCTACAAAAGGCGATTTGTTAGATCAAGAACGAAAATTAGAAAAATCTGGGTTAACCGATTATTTTCATCATATTGAAGTTTTAAGCGATAAAAAAGAAGCAAATTATTCTAAATTACTAAACCATTTAGATATAAACCCTTCAGAATTTTTAATGATTGGAAATTCATTAAAATCCGATGTTTTGCCTTTAGTAAATATTAAGGCAAATGCCATACACGTTCCTTTTCATACCACATGGGCTCATGAGCAAGTTAGTGAACAAGAAACAAATGGTAAAGCCTATAAAACAATAAGTTCTTTATTTGAAGTTATAAAACTGTTGAATTAA
- the kdsB gene encoding 3-deoxy-manno-octulosonate cytidylyltransferase, producing MKIISMIPARYSATRFPAKLMQDLGGKTVILRTYEAAVATKLFDDVFVVTDSAIIYDEIVNNGGKAIMSKKEHECGSDRIAEAVEFMDIDVVINVQGDEPFTDKESLSKLIEVFKNDPKEDVDLASLMVHITDKDEINNPNTVKVIVDQSNFALYFSRSPIPYARETNVGAKYFKHKGVYAFRKQAILDFYNLPMLPLEASEKIECIRYLEYGKRIKMVETNVEGVEIDTPEDLERAKKIWK from the coding sequence ATGAAGATAATTTCTATGATACCTGCGCGGTATAGCGCTACTCGTTTTCCAGCTAAACTTATGCAGGACTTAGGTGGAAAAACAGTAATACTTCGTACTTATGAGGCTGCCGTTGCTACAAAATTGTTTGATGACGTTTTTGTTGTAACCGATAGTGCTATTATTTATGATGAAATTGTAAATAATGGGGGCAAAGCAATAATGAGTAAAAAGGAACATGAATGTGGTAGCGATAGAATTGCTGAAGCTGTCGAGTTCATGGATATTGATGTGGTTATAAATGTTCAAGGCGATGAACCATTTACAGATAAAGAATCGTTGTCTAAACTTATTGAAGTATTTAAAAATGACCCTAAAGAAGATGTAGATTTAGCATCATTAATGGTTCATATTACAGATAAAGATGAAATTAATAATCCCAATACTGTAAAGGTTATTGTAGACCAATCTAATTTTGCATTATATTTTTCACGAAGCCCGATACCATATGCAAGAGAAACAAATGTTGGTGCCAAATATTTTAAACACAAAGGCGTTTATGCATTTAGAAAACAAGCCATATTAGATTTTTATAATCTACCTATGCTTCCTTTAGAAGCTTCAGAAAAAATTGAATGTATTCGTTATTTAGAATATGGAAAACGAATAAAAATGGTAGAAACTAATGTAGAAGGCGTAGAAATTGACACTCCAGAAGATTTAGAACGTGCCAAAAAAATATGGAAATAG
- a CDS encoding AAA family ATPase: MTSPEFYSLIKQDFPFQPTIKQNIVLQQLSEFIFSKSPNALYLLKGYAGTGKTTIIGCIVSNLWKAKKSAVLMAPTGRAAKVISNYSKKEAFTIHKKIYFPKKEQGGGVKFVLQPNKHKNTIFIVDEASMIPDTPGDSKLFENGSLLDDLMQYVYSGHHCKLLLIGDTAQLPPVKLDLSPALNENTLALNYNKEVTKMELDEVMRQEQDSGILVNATVLREALSNSVHDAFKFDLNNFKDIVRLVDGYDIMDAINDAYSSLGNEETAIIVRSNKRANLYNQQIRGRILFNENELSSGDFLMVVKNNYFWIKPTTEAGFIANGDIIEVLEIFKIEELYGFRFAEVKVRMVDYPKMRPFETVLLLDTIEAETPSLPYEDSNRLYQEVMKDYESETAKYKKFLKVKANKHFNALQVKFSYAITCHKSQGGQWNTVFVEQPYLPNGIDRDYLRWLYTAVTRAKEKLYLIGFKDDFFED; encoded by the coding sequence ATGACATCACCCGAATTTTATTCCCTTATAAAACAGGACTTTCCGTTTCAACCTACCATAAAACAAAATATTGTTTTACAACAGTTGTCAGAATTTATATTTAGTAAATCGCCTAATGCACTATATTTATTAAAAGGATATGCTGGAACAGGAAAAACAACTATAATAGGCTGTATAGTAAGTAATTTATGGAAAGCAAAAAAGAGTGCGGTGTTAATGGCTCCAACAGGTAGAGCTGCAAAGGTAATTTCAAATTACTCAAAAAAAGAAGCCTTTACTATTCATAAAAAAATATATTTTCCAAAAAAAGAACAAGGAGGAGGCGTTAAGTTTGTTTTACAACCTAATAAGCATAAAAACACCATTTTTATTGTAGATGAAGCATCTATGATTCCTGATACCCCAGGAGATTCTAAACTTTTTGAAAACGGTTCGCTTTTAGACGATTTAATGCAATATGTATATTCTGGTCATCACTGTAAATTGCTTTTAATAGGTGATACAGCACAACTTCCACCTGTAAAATTAGATTTAAGTCCTGCTTTAAACGAAAATACCTTGGCTTTAAATTATAACAAAGAAGTTACTAAAATGGAGTTAGATGAAGTCATGAGACAAGAACAAGATTCAGGTATTCTTGTTAATGCAACTGTTTTACGAGAAGCTTTGTCAAATTCGGTTCATGATGCTTTTAAGTTTGATTTAAACAACTTTAAAGATATTGTTAGGTTAGTTGATGGTTATGATATTATGGATGCTATAAATGATGCTTATAGTAGTTTAGGCAACGAAGAAACGGCTATCATTGTAAGGAGTAATAAAAGAGCTAATTTATACAATCAGCAAATACGTGGTCGGATTTTATTCAATGAGAATGAATTGTCATCTGGAGATTTTTTAATGGTTGTTAAGAATAATTATTTTTGGATAAAACCTACTACCGAAGCTGGTTTTATAGCAAACGGTGATATAATTGAAGTTTTAGAGATTTTTAAAATTGAAGAACTTTATGGCTTTCGTTTTGCAGAAGTAAAAGTAAGAATGGTGGATTACCCAAAAATGCGTCCATTTGAAACGGTGTTATTATTAGATACTATTGAAGCCGAAACACCTTCGTTGCCTTATGAAGATTCTAACAGGCTTTATCAAGAAGTGATGAAAGATTATGAAAGTGAAACCGCTAAGTATAAAAAATTTTTAAAAGTAAAAGCAAACAAACATTTCAATGCATTACAAGTTAAGTTCTCTTATGCTATTACCTGTCATAAATCTCAAGGCGGACAATGGAACACTGTTTTTGTAGAGCAACCTTACTTGCCTAATGGTATTGATAGAGATTATTTGCGTTGGCTTTATACAGCAGTAACTAGAGCTAAAGAAAAATTATATCTTATTGGCTTTAAAGATGATTTTTTTGAGGACTAG
- a CDS encoding DUF3822 family protein yields MATTSNTINKLTNIDLSIQISLSGLSFCILQRDINTISTLKHFDFNKKLNPLEVLEKLKHVFNTEKALQDDFNKVCIIHENELSTLVPKPLFNEDCLADYLKFNSKILKSDYITHDDILINDSINVYVPYININNFIYDRFGSFTFKHASTVLIENILLIEKNSDTTKVYINVSKNHFEIVVVNNTSLIFYNTFEYKTKEDFIYYLLFTAEQLKLNPETLQLIFLGEIDTKDQLYIIAYKYIRFVFLGNREDNYKYSIDAQPATHQSDFTLIHSF; encoded by the coding sequence ATGGCAACAACGAGTAATACTATTAACAAACTAACTAATATAGACCTGTCCATTCAAATAAGTTTGAGTGGACTTTCTTTTTGTATCCTACAGAGAGATATTAATACCATTTCTACATTAAAACATTTTGACTTTAATAAAAAGTTAAATCCTTTAGAAGTTTTAGAGAAATTAAAGCATGTATTTAATACGGAGAAAGCGTTGCAAGACGATTTTAATAAAGTTTGTATCATACATGAGAACGAACTTTCAACATTAGTACCAAAGCCATTATTTAATGAAGATTGTTTAGCTGATTATTTAAAGTTTAACTCTAAAATTTTAAAATCAGATTATATTACTCACGACGATATTCTTATAAATGATAGTATCAATGTTTATGTTCCATACATAAATATTAACAATTTTATTTATGATAGATTTGGCTCATTTACTTTTAAACACGCCTCTACCGTTTTAATTGAAAACATTTTATTAATAGAAAAGAATTCAGATACAACAAAAGTATATATTAATGTAAGTAAAAATCATTTTGAAATCGTTGTTGTAAACAATACCAGCCTAATTTTTTATAACACCTTTGAGTATAAAACTAAAGAAGATTTTATTTATTACTTACTTTTTACTGCAGAGCAATTAAAGCTGAACCCAGAAACATTACAATTAATTTTTCTTGGAGAAATAGATACTAAAGACCAACTTTATATTATAGCCTATAAATACATTAGATTTGTGTTTTTAGGTAACCGAGAAGATAATTACAAATACAGTATTGATGCACAACCTGCAACTCATCAAAGTGATTTCACCTTAATACATAGTTTTTAA
- a CDS encoding RsmD family RNA methyltransferase: MRIISGLYKSRKIVAPKNLPVRPTTDMAKESLFNILNNTFYFNDISVLDLFAGTGNISYEFASRGTEHITCVDQDFGCIKFINETADKFDMPIQTIKSDVFKFLEKTAIQADVIFADPPYSFSEEQFSVIPDLVFKNNLLLEEGVLIIEHSKHTNLSNLANYSHSKSYGGNMFSFFESA; this comes from the coding sequence ATGCGCATTATATCAGGTTTATATAAAAGTAGAAAAATAGTAGCACCTAAAAATCTACCCGTTCGCCCCACAACAGATATGGCGAAAGAGTCATTATTCAATATTTTGAACAATACGTTTTATTTTAACGATATTTCTGTTTTAGATTTATTTGCAGGTACAGGTAATATAAGTTATGAATTTGCTTCAAGAGGTACCGAACACATTACGTGTGTAGATCAAGATTTTGGTTGTATTAAGTTTATTAACGAAACAGCCGATAAATTTGATATGCCCATACAAACCATAAAAAGTGACGTCTTCAAATTTTTAGAAAAAACAGCTATTCAAGCCGATGTTATATTCGCCGATCCACCTTATAGTTTTTCTGAAGAACAGTTCTCTGTAATTCCTGATTTAGTTTTTAAAAACAATCTTTTATTAGAAGAAGGTGTACTTATTATAGAACACTCAAAACACACCAATTTATCTAATTTAGCTAATTATAGTCACTCTAAAAGTTATGGTGGCAATATGTTTAGTTTCTTTGAAAGTGCCTAA
- a CDS encoding nuclear transport factor 2 family protein, translating to MKKLFLIGLALLVFNACQNQPQRYFEESAEIETTKAGIKAYETQDWDTWKANFSDTAKIYHNTNKGATPAEMMTGMKQMLSNFESYGFGDKGTEYEMIIDKDGDTWVNYWNTWKGKANVTGKELTIPVHLTIQFVDGKIVKEYAYYDTAGIGATIAEIEAAKMAEEVETSEE from the coding sequence ATGAAAAAACTTTTTTTAATTGGACTTGCATTACTCGTATTTAATGCCTGCCAAAATCAGCCACAACGGTATTTTGAAGAATCTGCAGAAATTGAAACTACAAAAGCAGGTATAAAAGCTTATGAAACACAAGATTGGGATACTTGGAAAGCAAATTTTTCTGATACTGCAAAAATCTACCATAATACCAATAAAGGAGCGACTCCAGCTGAAATGATGACAGGTATGAAACAAATGCTTTCTAATTTTGAATCTTATGGTTTTGGAGACAAAGGAACAGAATACGAAATGATTATAGATAAAGATGGTGATACTTGGGTAAACTATTGGAATACTTGGAAAGGAAAAGCCAACGTTACAGGCAAAGAATTAACTATTCCTGTACATTTAACTATACAGTTTGTAGATGGTAAAATTGTAAAAGAATATGCATATTATGATACTGCAGGCATTGGCGCTACGATTGCAGAAATAGAAGCTGCTAAAATGGCTGAAGAAGTAGAAACTTCTGAAGAATAA
- a CDS encoding DUF4238 domain-containing protein yields MFKKNLNNFIHENKIIMSSEKNVYGPFDNFGSVIVKKIIKNKSLVDSSSDFEKAGLLNFMINLFWRTPTSDSLLKELIQKEGLCNPYFGLSNIETGKRLTDKDESVKKIKEEILNNSEFAKHLKVIVANSDASKEEITKLIKFWKLFSLNTNSNYEFLIGDMPILFLNDKPTLDNVFEKVIFPLSKNKVLILNKKNPLFIDDFTVNGINLCIMNISERFIGSGNKDILDFYVEYYKETIKENDSKFTIGNLFEHINYLTKFKDMNDYQTNK; encoded by the coding sequence ATTTTTAAAAAAAACCTAAACAACTTTATACACGAAAATAAAATCATTATGAGTTCTGAAAAAAATGTTTATGGACCATTTGATAATTTTGGAAGTGTAATTGTAAAAAAAATCATTAAAAATAAGAGTTTAGTAGATTCTTCATCCGATTTTGAAAAAGCTGGTCTCTTAAATTTTATGATAAATTTATTCTGGAGAACACCAACTTCCGATTCTCTTTTAAAAGAATTGATACAAAAAGAAGGTCTTTGTAATCCTTATTTTGGATTATCAAATATAGAAACGGGAAAACGACTAACGGATAAAGATGAATCTGTAAAAAAAATAAAAGAGGAAATTTTGAATAATTCAGAATTTGCAAAACACTTAAAAGTTATTGTAGCCAATTCGGATGCAAGTAAAGAGGAAATTACTAAACTTATAAAATTCTGGAAATTATTTAGCCTAAATACTAATTCTAATTACGAATTTTTAATTGGAGATATGCCTATTCTGTTTTTAAATGATAAACCGACTTTAGATAATGTTTTTGAAAAAGTTATTTTTCCTTTATCAAAAAACAAAGTTCTGATTTTAAACAAAAAAAATCCTTTGTTTATTGATGATTTTACTGTTAATGGAATCAATCTTTGTATAATGAATATATCGGAAAGGTTCATTGGCTCTGGAAATAAAGATATACTTGATTTTTATGTCGAATATTACAAAGAAACTATTAAAGAAAATGATTCTAAATTTACAATTGGAAATTTATTTGAACATATTAATTATCTGACTAAATTTAAGGATATGAATGATTATCAAACAAATAAATAA
- a CDS encoding porin family protein: protein MKRLLLLTILLVISFSSFSQEKETKEEKAKGSTFQGVKYGVRTGLTISNLDFDATPTMENKHRNSFYVGFFADIGLSKTISLVPEIQFSPEGAKAEVLHLDYIQIPILLRFRISEKIHFGLGPQVGLKVYKYEDGIQNFAYSGVAGIEYKLTHVLFTDVRYTYGISDIFDDAQGITAKNTNIQIGVGYKF from the coding sequence ATGAAAAGACTATTACTATTAACAATCCTACTTGTTATTTCTTTTTCTAGTTTTTCTCAAGAAAAAGAAACTAAGGAAGAAAAGGCTAAAGGCTCAACATTTCAAGGTGTTAAATATGGTGTTAGAACTGGATTAACCATTTCTAATTTAGATTTTGATGCTACTCCAACCATGGAGAATAAGCATAGAAACAGTTTTTATGTTGGTTTTTTTGCAGATATAGGTTTATCTAAAACGATTTCATTAGTTCCAGAAATACAGTTTTCTCCTGAAGGCGCTAAAGCAGAAGTTTTACATTTAGATTACATTCAAATTCCAATTTTATTAAGATTTAGAATAAGTGAAAAAATTCATTTTGGTTTAGGACCACAAGTTGGATTAAAAGTATACAAGTATGAAGACGGTATTCAAAATTTTGCATATTCTGGTGTGGCAGGAATTGAATATAAATTAACTCACGTGTTGTTTACTGATGTTAGGTATACTTATGGTATCTCTGATATATTTGATGATGCACAAGGAATTACAGCAAAAAATACAAATATACAAATTGGAGTTGGTTACAAATTTTAA
- a CDS encoding exopolyphosphatase produces MLSIKKYAAIDIGSNAVRLLISNIIEQKGKPVQFKKNSLVRVPIRLGADVFIKNRISKDNTQRMLDTMLAFKLLMKSHKVVKYKACATSAMRESENGKRIVDLVLEQAGISIDIIGGEEEAAIIAATDLNKYIDNNKTYLYVDVGGGSTEFTVIHQGKPVASRSFKIGTVRLLNDMVKKESWQELEEWIKLNAMGYDKISVIGSGGNINKIFKISGKAMGKPLTYFYLTSYYNMLQTYSYEERITELDLNQDRADVIIPAMRIYLSSMKWSGAKNIYVPKIGLADGIIKSIYYDTVSSNTQ; encoded by the coding sequence ATGCTTTCAATAAAAAAATACGCAGCTATAGATATAGGATCAAACGCGGTAAGATTACTAATTTCAAATATTATTGAGCAAAAGGGTAAACCTGTTCAGTTTAAAAAAAACTCATTAGTACGTGTTCCCATTCGTTTAGGGGCTGATGTTTTTATTAAAAATAGAATTTCTAAAGATAATACCCAGCGTATGTTAGATACGATGTTAGCATTTAAACTCTTAATGAAATCTCATAAAGTGGTAAAATACAAAGCCTGTGCAACATCGGCAATGCGAGAATCTGAAAACGGAAAAAGGATTGTAGATTTAGTTTTAGAGCAAGCAGGTATAAGTATTGATATTATTGGGGGTGAAGAAGAAGCCGCTATTATTGCAGCTACAGATTTAAATAAATATATAGATAATAATAAAACATATTTATATGTTGATGTTGGTGGTGGTAGTACAGAATTTACTGTAATTCATCAAGGAAAACCAGTGGCATCTCGTTCATTTAAAATAGGTACTGTTCGCTTGCTTAATGATATGGTGAAAAAAGAATCTTGGCAAGAATTAGAAGAATGGATAAAATTAAATGCCATGGGTTATGATAAAATTAGTGTTATTGGGTCCGGTGGAAACATCAATAAAATATTTAAAATATCGGGAAAAGCAATGGGTAAACCATTAACCTATTTTTATCTGACTTCGTATTATAATATGCTCCAAACGTATTCTTATGAAGAGCGAATTACCGAACTTGATTTAAACCAAGATAGAGCAGATGTAATCATTCCAGCTATGAGAATTTACCTTTCTTCAATGAAATGGAGTGGAGCAAAAAACATATATGTTCCAAAAATTGGATTAGCAGATGGTATAATAAAAAGTATTTATTATGATACGGTTTCAAGCAATACACAGTAA
- the ppk1 gene encoding polyphosphate kinase 1 translates to MTKSESQEYIYINREISWLQFNARVLQEASDETVPLIERLRFLGIFSNNLDEFFKVRYATVKRIVEAGKGGKSELGGIRAKELLEQITEIVIKQQSKSLEILHTIGLRLEDENIYVINEEQIDNSQHDFIKKYFIQTVSPALVTIILNDSIVLPNLKDSAAYLAVKMLMTDGSIQFALIEIPKTINRFVVLPKQGDKRFIIMIDDLIRHSLSDIFNIFDYKSISAHMIKITRDGELDFESDLSKSFIEKISDSVKHREIGEPVRFVYDKTIDDDTLQYLMSKMGIDTTDSIIPGGRYHNRRDYMSFPSLGRKDLLYDKIEPLPIKGLSLEASIFKAIKKKDYLLYAPYHTFSYVVKFLREAALDPAVKTIKITIYRLAQISHIASSLINAAINGKSVTVSIELRARFDEQANIDYAQQMEEEGVNLIFGVAGLKVHSKMCVIEREENKKLKRYGFVSTGNFNESTAKIYTDYTLFTSDQRILKDVNKIFSFFETNYKIYRYKHLITSPHNTQKAIFKLIDTEIENVKKGKQGLIKLKMNSISSYKMVDKLYEASNSGVKIQMIIRGLCCLVPGIKGMSENIEVISVIDKFLEHSRVYIFGNNGDTKIYISSADWMTRNIDNRVEVSCPIYDEDIKQEILDTFDICWNDNVKARLLNESQENEYKINDKPKVRSQFATYDYYLNKIKG, encoded by the coding sequence ATGACTAAATCAGAAAGCCAAGAATATATTTATATAAATAGAGAAATAAGTTGGTTGCAATTTAATGCTAGAGTTTTGCAAGAAGCGTCTGATGAAACCGTTCCATTAATTGAAAGATTGCGTTTTTTAGGAATATTTTCTAATAATTTAGATGAATTTTTCAAAGTTAGATATGCTACAGTAAAACGAATTGTTGAAGCAGGAAAAGGAGGTAAAAGTGAACTTGGAGGAATTAGAGCTAAAGAACTTTTAGAGCAGATAACTGAAATTGTAATAAAGCAACAAAGTAAAAGTTTAGAAATTTTGCATACAATAGGTCTTCGGTTAGAAGATGAAAACATCTATGTTATAAATGAAGAACAGATAGATAATTCTCAACATGATTTTATAAAAAAATATTTTATACAGACTGTAAGTCCTGCGTTGGTAACAATTATTTTGAATGATTCTATTGTTCTACCTAATTTAAAAGATAGCGCTGCTTATTTGGCTGTAAAAATGTTGATGACAGATGGTTCAATACAATTTGCTCTTATTGAAATACCTAAAACAATCAATAGATTTGTTGTTTTACCAAAACAAGGAGATAAGCGTTTTATAATTATGATTGACGATTTAATACGTCATTCCTTAAGCGATATTTTTAATATTTTCGATTACAAAAGTATCTCTGCGCATATGATTAAGATTACTCGTGATGGTGAACTTGATTTTGAAAGTGATTTAAGTAAAAGTTTTATTGAAAAAATATCAGATAGTGTTAAGCATAGAGAAATAGGGGAACCAGTACGTTTTGTATATGATAAAACTATAGATGATGATACTTTACAGTACTTAATGTCAAAAATGGGTATTGATACAACAGATAGTATAATCCCTGGAGGCAGATATCATAATAGGAGAGATTATATGAGTTTCCCAAGTTTGGGTAGAAAAGATTTGCTTTATGATAAAATTGAACCATTACCTATAAAAGGACTTAGCTTAGAAGCTAGCATTTTTAAAGCCATAAAGAAAAAAGATTATTTATTGTACGCACCTTATCATACATTTTCTTATGTCGTTAAATTTTTAAGAGAAGCAGCTCTAGATCCTGCTGTAAAAACAATTAAAATTACCATTTATCGTCTGGCTCAAATTTCACATATTGCTAGTTCTTTAATAAATGCCGCTATTAATGGTAAATCTGTTACAGTATCAATAGAACTTAGGGCTAGATTTGATGAGCAAGCTAATATTGATTACGCCCAACAAATGGAAGAAGAAGGTGTTAATTTAATTTTTGGTGTTGCAGGCTTAAAAGTTCATAGTAAAATGTGTGTTATTGAGCGCGAAGAAAACAAAAAACTAAAACGTTATGGCTTTGTAAGTACTGGGAATTTTAACGAATCAACTGCTAAAATTTATACGGATTATACTTTATTCACTTCAGATCAACGTATTTTAAAAGATGTAAATAAAATTTTTAGCTTTTTTGAAACCAATTATAAAATATACAGATATAAACACTTAATAACTTCTCCTCACAACACACAAAAAGCAATTTTTAAATTAATTGATACTGAAATTGAAAACGTTAAAAAGGGAAAACAAGGCTTGATTAAATTGAAGATGAATAGTATATCAAGCTATAAAATGGTTGATAAATTATATGAAGCAAGCAATTCGGGTGTAAAAATTCAAATGATTATTAGAGGGCTCTGTTGCTTAGTTCCTGGAATAAAAGGAATGAGTGAAAACATTGAAGTAATAAGTGTTATTGATAAATTTTTAGAGCATTCTAGGGTTTATATTTTTGGTAATAACGGAGATACTAAAATTTATATATCTTCTGCAGATTGGATGACAAGAAACATAGATAATAGGGTAGAAGTAAGCTGCCCTATTTATGATGAAGATATTAAACAAGAAATTTTAGACACTTTTGATATTTGCTGGAATGACAATGTTAAAGCTCGATTACTAAATGAGTCTCAAGAGAATGAATATAAAATCAATGATAAGCCGAAAGTAAGATCGCAATTTGCCACTTACGATTATTATTTAAATAAGATAAAAGGTTAA
- a CDS encoding histidine phosphatase family protein, protein MKKLILVRHAKSSWKHNVIDHERPLNDRGVNDANLVSKALKSNLPDLDLLLSSDSIRTKTTVEIFIDNLGFTDEKVCFNHDLYDFEGRNLLRVIKDCEDSINNLMIFGHNHAITAFVNTYGNQFIDNVPTCGVVIIEFNIKNWKDLKAGKTLFTLFPKDLK, encoded by the coding sequence ATGAAAAAACTTATTTTAGTACGGCATGCAAAATCTTCTTGGAAACATAATGTGATAGATCATGAAAGACCTTTAAACGATAGAGGTGTTAATGATGCTAATTTAGTTTCAAAGGCATTAAAAAGTAATTTACCCGATTTAGACCTTCTCTTATCTAGTGATTCAATACGCACAAAAACCACTGTTGAAATATTTATTGATAATCTTGGATTTACTGACGAAAAAGTTTGTTTTAACCATGATTTATATGATTTTGAGGGCAGGAATTTATTGAGAGTTATTAAAGATTGTGAAGATTCAATTAATAATTTAATGATTTTCGGACATAATCATGCCATTACAGCTTTTGTAAATACTTATGGAAACCAATTTATAGATAATGTTCCTACTTGTGGCGTTGTAATTATTGAATTTAATATTAAGAATTGGAAAGATTTGAAAGCAGGTAAAACTTTATTTACATTATTTCCTAAAGATTTAAAGTAA